The Scomber japonicus isolate fScoJap1 chromosome 8, fScoJap1.pri, whole genome shotgun sequence genome has a segment encoding these proteins:
- the LOC128363268 gene encoding melanin-concentrating hormone receptor 2, translating into MNETDLFCQNNQTVNLTNASCINGTPSPFSHIDITTFMHIFPTIYGILCSVGVIANGLVIYAVAACKKKMVSDIYVLNLAIADMLFLLVMPFNIHQLVRDRQWVFGNFMCKAVVVVDVSNQFTTVGIVTVLCIDRYIAIVHPTSEKRTIQWTIIINMLVWLGSFLLTVPVMIYAKVVRRQHLEVCMMYLDGPEDMYWYTLYQSILGFIIPLIIISTFYSLTLYHVFSSIRRVKRKQSVWARRATKMVLMVIALFLICWSPYHVIQVVNLSNNTPTIAFVYAYNISICLSYSHSCINPLMLLIFAQNYRERLCRKNTLHSSQHSSKITVVKTDGSSMANDPNYRSTVI; encoded by the exons ATGAATGAAACGGACTTATTTTGccaaaacaaccaaacagtCAATTTGACTAACGCATCATGTATAAACGGAACTCCCTCACCTTTCAGCCACATCGATATCACCACTTTCATGCACATTTTTCCAACCATTTATGGCATTTTGTGTTCAGTCGGAGTTATAGCCAACGGACTGGTCATCTATGCGGTGGCAGCATGCAAGAAGAAGATGGTTTCAGACATCTACGTGCTGAACTTGGCAATAGCAGATATGCTCTTTTTGCTTGTGATGCCCTTCAACATTCACCAGCTGGTGAGAGACAGGCAGTGGGTCTTCGGAAACTTTATGTGTAAAGCGGTTGTGGTGGTGGATGTCAGCAACCAGTTTACCACCGTGGGGATTGTTACTGTGTTGTGTATTGATCG GTACATAGCTATTGTCCACCCCACATCAGAGAAGCGGACCATCCAGTGGACCATTATCATCAACATGCTTGTGTGGCTTGGCAGCTTCCTCCTCACTGTACCTGTCATGATATACGCTAAGGTGGTGCGCAGGCAGCATTTGGAGGTCTGCATGATGTACCTGGACGGGCCTGAGGACATGTACTGGTACACTCTCTACCAGTCTATCCTGGGCTTCATCATCCCCCTCATCATCATTAGCACCTTCTACTCACTCACGCTCTATCACGTCTTCAGCTCCATTCGTCGGGTCAAGCGTAAACAGTCTGTGTGGGCAAGGAGGGCCACTAAGATGGTCCTGATGGTGATCGCCCTATTCCTGATCTGCTGGTCACCATACCATGTCATTCAGGTTGTCAATCTGAGCAACAACACCCCGACTATTGCTTTTGTCTATGCCTACAACATCAGTATCTGCCTCAGCTACTCCCACAGCTGCATCAATCCGCTCATGTTGCTCATCTTTGCCCAGAACTACCGCGAACGTCTTTGTCGCAAGAACACACTGCACAGCTCCCAGCACTCTTCAAAGATCACAGTGGTCAAAACAGATGGTTCGAGTATGGCCAATGACCCCAACTACCGCAGTACTGTCATTTAA